The genomic segment TACATAGCAATTCTAATTTTTTCTTCGTTTATCCAACCACTATAAGCACTATAATTTTTAGTAATTTCGTTATTCGCTTTTACTTCTTCTAACGTTTTTCCATTGTCGATTTCCAATTGAATTTTCTCTCTTAAATCTACCAACATATTTTTATAAGCAATTAACTCTTCTCTGTTAGATAGGTTTCCATGCCCAGGAATTATTTTGGTATTATTATCTGCCAATAAAATAACTTTTTCTGCAGCTGTAATTACTCCATTTACATTTCCACCAGAATTTAAATCGATATAAGGAAACTTTCCTTGAAAATAAGTATCTCCCATATGAACCACATTGTTCGCAGTAAAATAGATAATTGCATCTCCATCTGTGTGTGCATTGTGTACGTGAGAAACTAAAACATCATCATTATTTATATGCAACATTAAATCTTTTGAAAACGTAATTACAGGCAATGCTTTTTTTGGTGACGCTTTTTTAGTTCTTCCTCTTACCTTGGAATCTGTACTCATTCTTTTTCTTACATTATCGTGTG from the Polaribacter cellanae genome contains:
- a CDS encoding MBL fold metallo-hydrolase, whose product is MKLSTLLVLLFTVTFSINSQNREVKIITEKLTDNIYMLKGQGGNIGLFVGEDAVFMIDDQFAPLTPKILNAIKEITAKPIKYLVNSHWHGDHTGGNENMQKEGAIIVAHDNVRKRMSTDSKVRGRTKKASPKKALPVITFSKDLMLHINNDDVLVSHVHNAHTDGDAIIYFTANNVVHMGDTYFQGKFPYIDLNSGGNVNGVITAAEKVILLADNNTKIIPGHGNLSNREELIAYKNMLVDLREKIQLEIDNGKTLEEVKANNEITKNYSAYSGWINEEKIRIAMYSSLIEK